The following is a genomic window from uncultured Draconibacterium sp..
CTCTCCATCCTTCTAATTATCTCTTGTTCTGGTCATATCAAACAAGTGTTTTGCCTGCTCTCCCAGAAATCCTGAGAATAATTTCTCCTCCCCGTTTTCAATCACTAAACCTCTTTCTGCCAATTCGTAGTAGGCATAAGTCCAGGGCATTTTTTCAATTCCATCATCGCCCTTTACCTCTACTTCTTCTTTTACAGCCAAAGTAGCCGATTGTTGTAATTTACTTCCCTTTTCCCCTTCAAGTACTTCTTTCATAGGTATTCCGGCATCAGCCATTCCCCTGCAAGTTGCTTCCAGATCGGGCCACTCACTTACGTTCTGATAGTTTACAAAAGCAGTAAAATGGTTCACCGCGTTACCATGCAAAAGAACCCAGGCTGCATATTGCGACACATCATTTACTTTTAAAACATCGTATTTACGCGGAACTTTCCATGGTCTTCTGAAATATTGCGCTAAATCCTTTACCAACATTTCGCCTGCCACCCGTGGCAACTCTCCTTTTTCTTTCAAAGTGGCTAGTAATGCAATACTCTCATCCGATAATAAATAAGGTGTTTCTTTTACCGTATTATTTATTGTTTGCTGCGCCCATTCAGGTAATTCTTCAACCTCTAACTGGCTCACAAATAATTTAGGAAACATCGGATCGGGATGTTCAAAATGAACGGCATTTAGTTTTTTCTTCTGGAAATGATACTTTTCAACCGGAACATATTCGAGGCAGGAAATGATGTGTTTTATTGCTCTTATTCCTTCCGGTTGTTCTCCGGTGTGTGTGTTAAACGTTCGGAAGGCAATATGATCGTTAACAACGCTACCTCCCTTACCGATAACCAGACGCTGATACTCGCGGGCATACGAAACACGATCGAGATACATAGCCCACAGTTGTGTGAGCAAGGCTTTGGTAATTTCTTTTGCTGTAACTTTCATCCTTAAACTTTTCTATTTTAAACACAGAAAGCAGGGCTTTTGTTACTAAAAAGCAGATGTTTTTAAATATAGGATAATTGAAAAAAAAATTATAGTACA
Proteins encoded in this region:
- a CDS encoding DUF1338 domain-containing protein, which encodes MKVTAKEITKALLTQLWAMYLDRVSYAREYQRLVIGKGGSVVNDHIAFRTFNTHTGEQPEGIRAIKHIISCLEYVPVEKYHFQKKKLNAVHFEHPDPMFPKLFVSQLEVEELPEWAQQTINNTVKETPYLLSDESIALLATLKEKGELPRVAGEMLVKDLAQYFRRPWKVPRKYDVLKVNDVSQYAAWVLLHGNAVNHFTAFVNYQNVSEWPDLEATCRGMADAGIPMKEVLEGEKGSKLQQSATLAVKEEVEVKGDDGIEKMPWTYAYYELAERGLVIENGEEKLFSGFLGEQAKHLFDMTRTRDN